DNA sequence from the Glycine soja cultivar W05 chromosome 18, ASM419377v2, whole genome shotgun sequence genome:
TACCCTTTTTCCCTtacttctaattttaattaataacccTAAGTTATTGATTAATCACCTATTACCTCTTAATTTAATCATCAGCCTATTTCAAGGTTTGAAAATACTTTTTCCCCTAAATTAATTCTCAATTGGTCATTTGAGGATTCGAATTAGGGTTAAGGATGAATGACAGAGAGATTTGTAAAAAGGGAGTTCATGCCACCAGTTTGATCATGCAAGTTTTACGAACCCGATCGTTCTATAAGTCATTTAATTATGAGTAGATGGTCATTAGCACACAATGAACTATGAATTAGAGTGAGCGATTCTAATATAAAAGATAGAATAGTAAAACAACACAATTAACTAAATAACATTGAAAAACTCAATTAAAATAGGGAATTAGAATACATGAGTACAACTACGTACATCATAACCCGAGATCAAAGGGTTTAGCCAACCATTATCACAATATAACCAAGCAACATACAAAATAGCATTGATAATAAAAGAGATCAAAAACTCTTGCAGATTAGGACCCCAATTGTTCCTGAAACAATTCTCTCACTCAAAATCCCTTgttcaaaaataagaaaaactacTAAAAATATGCCTCCAAGTTTctatttatactaataaaaattaaactacagCCTGGAGGTCAGCATGGCCTGTGCTAGGTCAACACGAGCCTTGTTGAGGGTAGCATGGCCTTCTTCAAGAGTTTGTGACGTTGATTCTTAATTTTGGCTCTGGAGAAGCACATGTCCTGCTATTAGTTGTGTGGTGCTAATTCCCAATTTTGACTTTGGAGCAACACGGGTCGTGCTCAAATGTGTGACATTGATTGAGAAATTCCTGAAAAATCAGCATGGCCATGCTGGAATAGCCTGGCCTGTAGCTATAGTAAGGGCCATGCTAAATCAACACGGGTCGTACTATTTGAAGATGCCCACaactttctcttttctattCTCTTTTGGCTCTTTTCTTAGTTTATCAACTTCCTTGCTCAGATGTTCACACTTAACACATACCCATAAACtctaataacaaatgaaattaaaacaaGATATAATGGGAGcaaatatattatcaatgtaAAAAGGGGGCAATCTTAGGATTTGGAGTGGGGAgcaaatatatgattttaagtTAGATGTTAAgtaacttgtgtttattgagaGGGGGGGCTGCCTATGTACGTGGCAACCAACCTAGTTTTGGTCCTGGTTGCATGGAACGATCAACTGTAACACTCATGGTTCAGCAAGGGGTGACATTTTCCATGACCCCATGAGCACCATGCTGGGATGATTTTCCTCCTATATTGGGCTCCAATCTGCCTTGTATGTTGAACTTTTCGAGGTCATTCTTGCTCATGAAATTGACATCCATAATAATTCGAAGAAGATTTGGCTGGAGTCTGCCTTTATGTTGGTTATTCAAGCACTGAAAAACTCATCCATAGTTCCTTGGTCTATTCGCTATCGATGGGAAAATAACTTACTCTTTTGTAAACTGAACCTTATAGTTTCGCTTTCTTCTAATGTttacaaagaaagaaatttttatgCTCATGCTCTAGCCAATCATAAGGCCTCTTCCAAGGCTAGATTTACGAGGTGGCAATCCGTTCTTTTTGTTAAGGAAGTATTCCTCCGTAATAGAAATGTTCTCCCTAACTATAGGCTGTTGTAGCTTCTCTAAATAGGTCTTGGTCTAGTCCtccattttgttaattttattctcCTCTTTCTAATGATATTTGAAGTGATTTGCTTTGGGTTCTCAGAAGGTGCCAATATAGTTGGAATGCTTCTATTTTCAGTTGGCtctctaattttataaaaaataattgttgaaaaagTCTACTagtattcatatttttaataaaaaataataataatttagaaaGGGAAATGAAACTGGcttgtaaattttaatattgcACTTATTCTTCTCCAGTGAATGAAGGCCATTAAACACATTAAGGTCAATGCGTGGCCTAGAGAGTTGTGCTGATTACACACACAAGGCAAGACATACAAcaacttttctttaatttgcagTATAGAGAAACAAGTAAAACTAACTGAAATACGCACTGTATCATGTAACCGGGTTATCAACTTTTAGTAATATGCCAAATTACTATCCTCCCAtgtgcaaaacaaaagaaatccaGAGCCATGGCTGAGTAGTAGACAACAGAATACTATGattcaaaatatgaaaaatcttGTTGACCAAACTCATCCTCTGCCCAAATCATCCTGAAGATCCGTATCTTCCACCAAATCATCCTCTGCCCAAAATGTCTTGAAAATCCTCGCAGCTCTCTCTTTAATCTCCTTCTTGTCATGGCTCTTCAAATTTTCAATCATACCCCATCCATCACACTTATCAACCCTTTCAGCAAAGCTATTGCCTCTATCAATATCCTTGTCAACTTCTCCAACCACCAAAATGTTCTCTAGCCCCTCGAGACAGTTTGACACAATCTCTGAGTTTGGATAAGCCAAGAGATCACATAGTGCCTGAATGCAACGTTGATCCACCAGGTACCTACAATAATGTTTCATCATACACCTAATTAAGTATTATCACAACATATTGCAGAGGAAGTAAGcattattataaataactttattaataaaCCAGGAGTAACATACCATGCATTATTCTTTTGGAgtcatatatatgtgtgtgtgtgttaccttttctttgttttttccaCTGATAAAAGTGATCCATGTATTTTCTGAAGaggaaaaattatgataaaggaaaataaaatgtaatggCGAACCATACCTGATTTGGTCATGAGATCCTCTAGTGGCATTGGAGATGGCCCAGGCCACCTCCTTCTTTAGGTCAATCTCACAGTCTTTACGATAAATTACAATAGCAACAAGAACAGGAATAATATGGGCATCGATGATAGCCTGCGCcgataatcataataattttcttataaggTTTCTCTTGTTCTATGTTAATATTTTCAACAAGCAACAAGTTGTATTGCAACTTGCAAGCGAAGTAAAATGTCAGTTTAAAAGTTCAAACTCCCTTGCATATACATGACACACCTAAAAGCAAGATATATTATAAGATTCATACTCTTTTCTTTACCTGTATTTGAGCTCCATTCCCAGCTGTGATATTTGAGATTGTCCAACAAGTTTCTTTGTAGATCTGTTCTTTGTCccgagaaataagaagaagttTCGAAAGACCCGTGATCAATCCTTTATCAATTGTAAGCTGAAAATATGCAAAGTTTATTTTTTGGAGAGCAAAAGAAAAAGGACAAAGGgaccaaaaaataatgatattttcttAATTGTCAATATGACTCGTTGATACCAATATTTTCTATAATGTGACatagtacatataaataattaggCTCCTAGATACAGAGTTACACCTTGcccacataataaaaaaatcaagctTTCAGAAGAATGAGAAGATAATGATACATTGTTTTTTTCTACCTGAGTCTGAGCATCATCACCAGCAACAATGTTTCCCAGAGTCCGAAGTACAGGTACAATAACTGTAAGTGATGAATTCCTgctaaaatgtaatttaatcATCCCAAATTATCGAACAATAGGATAAGAAAATGGAGTACATGAAGTCACCCATGATATGAATTATGAAAGACACAAAAGGTACTACTAGCATCAAATAAATGCAATGAGATGACATACGTCAGAAGATCCACAAGTTTTACGCAAAATTCTGCTTCAACAATAGTCTTTGTTGTGTCACTTGAGACATCTGAAATGTAAAAGAGAGCCCAGCATGCATCTGATACAACTTCTTCGTCGCTGTTGTGGATGAGTGTCTTAAGGACAGGCATCAAAGTCTTTACCTGACAAAGATCAATCCCATTATACTATTATGGACAGAGAGGATAATTTTAACTACAGCAGCAAGATTTTATGAAATGAAATGTCCCCAACCTGTTCCAAAGTTACCGGAGGCTTTCCACGGACCAAGTTGGATAAAGTCCATGTAGTAATCCTCAACATAGACAATATTGGAGATGGTGGGTTCAACAGAGATAATAATGGTAGAAGAGCATGTTCGTTAAGAATAAGATCACTATAGCATGGGGAATCAAAAGCAATGTTCCCTAAAACCCATACTGCCTGTTCAAGACATGGGAAATAGTTGCTTATTAAT
Encoded proteins:
- the LOC114394676 gene encoding importin subunit alpha-4-like, with translation MSLQPGSSSASEKRKRSYHSRTDPYKDTLLSKRRESFAVYSKEELLEDIPVMKQRLWSESAAEQFEGTIHFRKLLANGHPPIDEVIKADVVPRIVEFLESDGLHQLQFEALWVLTNIASGTSQHKRAVVDHGAVPKLVKLLSPTNNYDDVREQAVWVLGNIAFDSPCYSDLILNEHALLPLLSLLNPPSPILSMLRITTWTLSNLVRGKPPVTLEQVKTLMPVLKTLIHNSDEEVVSDACWALFYISDVSSDTTKTIVEAEFCVKLVDLLTNSSLTVIVPVLRTLGNIVAGDDAQTQLTIDKGLITGLSKLLLISRDKEQIYKETCWTISNITAGNGAQIQAIIDAHIIPVLVAIVIYRKDCEIDLKKEVAWAISNATRGSHDQIRYLVDQRCIQALCDLLAYPNSEIVSNCLEGLENILVVGEVDKDIDRGNSFAERVDKCDGWGMIENLKSHDKKEIKERAARIFKTFWAEDDLVEDTDLQDDLGRG